CGCGCCTTACCTTTTCCAGGTTTAAAAAGTCTTCTAAAAAGTGGATCTCGGAGGTTAAAAGCACTTTATCCCTTGAACTATCATAAAGCTGGTAACGGAGCAAATCACTCAACTTCACCAAAACCTGCGAAGCTTTTTTGGGATCATCCTCGATCAATACATTTGCATTGTTGAGCATATTGAAAAGAAAATGCGGATTGATCTGGTTCTTAAGCTGCTCCAGTTCACTATGTGTATTGGCCAATTCCAGGTCATGGATGAGTTGCGCATCAGCTATCCACTGTTGAAATAGTTTGATAGCTGCCGAAGCTATAATAAGCACCAACGTCATGAAAGAAAAGGTAAAGAAGTTAATGCTGTCATCCTCGTTTGGTAACAGATCCTGCTGAAAGTAATTGGCAAATGCTTCGTGAACGTAGAAGGAAAGAACCATGCCGGCAAGCACAAAGATACCATAGCTTAAATACTTGTTTTTGAACAGGAATTTAGGAACGAAAAAGTACATATTACTGTATGCAACCAGGATAATCTGGAAAAATACAACCAGGCGGTTGTAAGTCTCGTAAGGTTCCACGTAGTCTGCCGGGCTATAATATAAAACAACGATGCAGAATGCTATCAACAGTATATGCCTTTGAAAACGGTATTTATCTGAAATGACCAACTGAAGCATCCAATTGGTATCCATATTTTTCGCGTGTAATGGTCTGATCATAAGTCAAATTTCAGGCAAAGCAAGTGATACGTACGAAATACAAAAATTTACTATACAAAAGCCTTTTAATAATATACCAAAAATGGATCGTT
This Mucilaginibacter defluvii DNA region includes the following protein-coding sequences:
- a CDS encoding sensor histidine kinase; this translates as MIRPLHAKNMDTNWMLQLVISDKYRFQRHILLIAFCIVVLYYSPADYVEPYETYNRLVVFFQIILVAYSNMYFFVPKFLFKNKYLSYGIFVLAGMVLSFYVHEAFANYFQQDLLPNEDDSINFFTFSFMTLVLIIASAAIKLFQQWIADAQLIHDLELANTHSELEQLKNQINPHFLFNMLNNANVLIEDDPKKASQVLVKLSDLLRYQLYDSSRDKVLLTSEIHFLEDFLNLEKVRRDNFNFLISKEGELSGVQVPPLLFISFVENAVKHNNDSAKSSYLNLYFDVRQNELFFKCVNSKPAVKAVSKSGGLGLANIKRRLELLFPSSHALKIEDCPESYCVTLFLNLNYELHYSR